One stretch of Arachis hypogaea cultivar Tifrunner chromosome 20, arahy.Tifrunner.gnm2.J5K5, whole genome shotgun sequence DNA includes these proteins:
- the LOC112782235 gene encoding protein NRT1/ PTR FAMILY 5.1-like — MNLNYCFHHNKIFCDMEDKNSYTQDGTVDLRGKRVLSSTTGQWKACRYILAYQALERFAYFGVAANLVNYMTSQLHKDLVSSISDVNNWSGVAWITPILGAYIADSHYMGRFWTVTLSLLIYTIGVVLLVLTTWLKSLRPKWNSNASNLQLSLFNLSLYTIAIGSGALKPNMSTFGADQFDDFNSKEKQLKGSFFNWWTFHTSCGALVATLAVVYIQEKVRWECGYALCAIGFLFSVIVFFLGTPLYRHKSRNAKTCHEKDFIRVILLAFTNRNLQLPTSPSELHEFDLQHYVNSGTRQIHHTPRFRFLDKAAIKESKNAACTVTQVEGTKLVLGMLEIWLLMLIPSNFLAVEMTIFVKQGTTLDRSLGQSFRIPAASLWSFLVVTMLISLPIYDTYFVPFMRRRTGNMRGITLLQRLGAGIAVQAVAMAVCCAVEIQRMNVIAQQHISGHEKIVPMSIFWLLPQYILLGIADTFLMSGLLEFFYDQSPEEMKGLGTTFFTSSVAAGSFFCTFLVTMTDNVTGKVSGKRWIGNNLNDSHLDYYYAFLFVISLLNFGAFLWASSGYTYKKENTLELESPL, encoded by the exons ATGAATCTTAATTATTGCTTCCATCACAACAAAATTTTCTGTGACATGGAGGACAAAAATAGTTACACTCAGGATGGCACGGTTGATCTTAGAGGAAAACGAGTGCTCTCTTCTACAACTGGGCAATGGAAAGCTTGCAGATATATTCTTG CATACCAAGCATTGGAAAGATTTGCCTACTTTGGAGTAGCTGCTAATTTGGTGAATTATATGACAAGCCAACTCCACAAAGACTTGGTATCTTCAATAAGCGATGTGAATAACTGGTCAGGAGTAGCATGGATAACCCCAATTCTTGGTGCCTACATAGCTGATTCTCATTACATGGGGCGCTTTTGGACGGTCACTCTTTCACTCCTCATATATACCATA GGAGTTGTGCTTCTAGTCCTGACTACTTGGCTGAAAAGCTTGAGACCAAAGTGGAACAGCAATGCAAGCAACTTACAACTATCACTCTTCAATCTATCACTATACACTATAGCAATTGGAAGTGGTGCATTGAAGCCAAACATGTCAACTTTTGGTGCTgatcaatttgatgatttcaactcaaaagagaagcaGCTCAAAGGTTCATTCTTCAATTGGTGGACTTTCCACACATCATGTGGTGCTTTAGTTGCTACTTTGGCTGTTGTCTACATTCAAGAGAAGGTTAGATGGGAATGTGGTTATGCCTTGTGTGCTATTGGATTTCTATTTTCGGTTATTGTTTTCTTTCTGGGCACCCCATTATATAGGCACAAATCTAGAAATGCCAAGACTTGCCATGAAAAGGATTTCATTAGGGTCATTCTTCTTGCCTTCACAAATAGAAACCTTCAGCTTCCTACTTCTCCTTCAGAGCTCCATGAATTTGACTTGCAACATTATGTAAATAGTGGAACGAGGCAAATCCATCACACTCCCCGTTTCAG GTTCTTAGACAAGGCAgcaataaaagagagcaaaaatgCAGCATGCACAGTGACTCAAGTAGAAGGAACAAAGCTTGTTCTAGGAATGCTTGAAATATGGCTACTAATGCTAATTCCAAGCAATTTCCTTGCAGTAGAGATGACCATTTTTGTCAAACAAGGTACAACATTGGACAGAAGCCTTGGCCAGAGTTTTCGCATTCCGGCCGCCTCCCTCTGGAGCTTCCTAGTTGTCACAATGCTCATTTCCCTCCCAATCTACGACACTTACTTCGTACCGTTCATGCGCCGGAGAACCGGAAACATGAGAGGAATCACGTTGCTACAGAGGCTGGGCGCAGGAATCGCTGTGCAGGCGGTAGCAATGGCTGTGTGCTGCGCCGTAGAGATTCAAAGAATGAATGTGATAGCACAGCAACATATAAGTGGCCATGAAAAGATAGTTCCTATGAGCATATTCTGGTTGTTGCCACAGTATATTTTACTTGGCATAGCAGACACATTTCTTATGAGTGGTTTGTTGGAATTCTTCTATGATCAATCCCCTGAAGAAATGAAGGGTCTTGGAACAACGTTTTTCACAAGCTCTGTTGCTGCTGGGAGCTTTTTTTGCACGTTTTTGGTGACTATGACGGATAACGTTACTGGGAAAGTCAGTGGTAAGAGATGGATAGGGAACAACCTTAATGATTCTCACCTAGATTATTATTATGCCTTTCTTTTTGTCATATCTCTGCTTAATTTTGGGGCCTTTCTTTGGGCATCAAGTGGATACACTTACAAGAAAGAGAATACCTTAGAATTAGAGAGTCCCTTATGA